Proteins from a genomic interval of Diospyros lotus cultivar Yz01 chromosome 6, ASM1463336v1, whole genome shotgun sequence:
- the LOC127804462 gene encoding receptor-like protein EIX1: MKIEGGRSVLLFRGLVALLLLYMKPALGRDECIERERQALLKFKQGLIDDYGRLDSWGSEDNKRDCCKWRGVHCSNRTGHVIMLDLRGPWFNSNFGSKPLKGMLSPCLLQLQHLNYLDLSYNEFGASHIPEFFGSLSKLRYLNLSYAEFGGEIPRQLGNLSNLWSLDISGSTAFYYDVKNLDWLSSLHSLRHLDLSGVFLGEVVDWVEVISKLPHLVTLRLHESKFPNIIPSALPSINRSTSLVVIDISTNSLTSSIYYWLFNCSSSLTDINLAGNELEGVIPDAFGKILSLENLDLSLNQLEGGIPKSFGNLGNLRSLDLSSNKFSESLPKFLQNLYGHAENSLEILRENQLSGSLPDITKFSFLRELYVEYNQLNGSFPESFGQLSRLEVLVLYRNQMRGSLPDLTPLPSLRKLNLFENQLTGIIPSSLGRLSHLEFLDASSNFLEGVISEVHLSNLSKLQYLDLSFNSLSLDFSSEWVPPFQLGVVRLAYCKLGPHFPNWLQNQNNFTELDISSAGISDTTPNWFWDLPPRLQYLNLSYNQINGLLPNLSFEFTDVTNIDLCTNLFEGPIPVFPPNVSSLNLSKNKFSGTVTLVCAINGGDLTYLDLSDNQLSGNLPDCWMHLDGLVVLNLANE, from the coding sequence ATGAAGATTGAAGGGGGAAGATCTGTTCTTCTCTTTCGTGGGTTGGTTGCTCTACTTTTGCTATACATGAAACCAGCCCTTGGTAGGGATGAGTGTATAGAGAGGGAAAGACAAGCTTTGCTCAAGTTCAAACAAGGCCTCATAGATGACTATGGTCGTCTCGATTCTTGGGGCAGTGAAGATAATAAAAGAGACTGCTGCAAATGGAGAGGAGTCCACTGTAGCAACCGAACCGGTCATGTTATCATGCTCGATCTTCGTGGCCCGTGGTTCAACTCAAATTTTGGTTCCAAACCTCTGAAAGGTATGCTTAGTCCTTGCCTGCTTCAACTACAGCATTTGAATTATCTAGACCTCAGTTATAACGAATTTGGAGCTAGCCACATCCCAGAGTTCTTTGGTTCCCTCAGCAAATTACGATATCTCAACCTCTCCTATGCTGAATTTGGTGGAGAGATTCCTAGACAGCTTGGGAACCTTTCCAATTTGTGGTCCCTTGATATCAGTGGCAGCACGGCATTTTATTATGATGTTAAAAACCTTGACTGGCTTTCTAGTCTTCATTCTTTAAGACACCTTGACCTGAGTGGTGTTTTCCTTGGTGAAGTAGTAGATTGGGTAGAAGTAATCAGCAAGCTTCCTCATTTAGTAACCTTAAGATTGCACGAGTCTAAATTCCCAAACATCATTCCTTCAGCTCTTCCTTCAATTAATCGTTCTACATCCCTTGTGGTCATTGATATCTCTACCAATTCTCTCACTTCTTCAATATACTATTGGTTGTTTAACTGTAGTAGTAGCCTTACTGATATCAACCTTGCGGGTAATGAATTAGAAGGTGTGATTCCCGATGCTTTTGGGAAAATTTTATCCCTTGAAAATCTTGATCTTTCTCTAAATCAACTTGAAGGTGGCATTCCAAAATCTTTTGGAAATTTGGGTAATTTACGATCATTAGATTTGTCATCGAACAAGTTTAGTGAATCACTTCCTAAGTTTCTGCAGAACTTGTACGGGCACGCAGAGAACTCATTGGAGATTTTAAGGGAGAACCAACTTTCTGGTTCATTGCCTgatattacaaaattttcattcttgaGGGAACTATATGTTGAATATAATCAACTGAATGGGTCTTTCCCTGAAAGTTTTGGACAACTTTCTCGTCTTGAAGTTTTGGTACTCTATCGGAATCAGATGAGAGGGTCATTGCCTGATCTAACACCACTTCCATCATTGAGAAAATTAAATCTATTTGAAAACCAATTGACAGGAATTATTCCTAGCAGTCTTGGACGGCTTTCCCACCTTGAGTTTTTGGACGCTTCTTCAAATTTCCTGGAAGGTGTGATCTCTGAAGTCCACCTGTCAAATCTTTCCAAACTACAGTATTTAGACTTGTCTTTCAACTCACTGTCTCTGGATTTTAGTTCTGAGTGGGTTCCTCCTTTTCAACTAGGTGTTGTGAGATTGGCATATTGCAAGTTGGGACCTCATTTCCCAAACTGGCTTCAGAATCAAAATAACTTTACTGAGCTTGATATTTCTAGTGCTGGAATTTCAGACACTACACCTAATTGGTTTTGGGACCTACCTCCTAGATTACAGTATCTTAACCTATCCTATAACCAGATCAATGGTCTGTTGCCCAATTTATCATTCGAGTTCACTGATGTTACAAATATAGATTTATGTACAAACCTTTTTGAGGGTCCAATACCAGTATTTCCTCCTAATGTTTCATCACTGAATCTCTCCAAGAATAAGTTTTCAGGGACAGTTACTTTAGTATGTGCAATTAATGGTGGGGATTTGACTTATCTTGACCTCTCAGATAACCAACTATCAGGAAACCTTCCAGATTGTTGGATGCACTTGGATGGATTAGTTGTTCTTAATTTGGCAAACGAATAA
- the LOC127804463 gene encoding receptor-like protein EIX2 yields MGSLLSILMLQLRNNSLIGEFPVSLKNCTELIIIDLGDNRLSGTLPAWIGHGLSDLIVLSLRSNQFYGSIPSQICHLEHIRILDLSLNNISGIIPNCIKNFTSMAEEGSSGASLAYAYYGQPPRDRDGEQDMYGNGRYVVSLFLIWKGRESEYKKTLGLVRSIDLSSNKLTGEIPNEITSLVTLVALNLSRNNLTGLIAPKIGQLRLLDFLDLSRNRLSGGIPISLSQLSFLGVLDLSNNLLSGRIPPSTKLMSFNASAYMGNPGLCGPPLTEACPGDGTPRDPTIIGGNDGVGNQEHEDKFITTGFIVSMVLGFPLGFWGVCGTLILSGSWRNAYFKLLDNIKDWLYVTTAVNAARLKRQLQY; encoded by the coding sequence ATGGGCTCCCTACTTTCTATTCTAATGTTACAGTTAAGGAACAATAGTTTGATTGGTGAATTTCCTGTCTCCTTGAAGAATTGCACAGAGTTGATTATCATAGATCTTGGTGACAATAGATTGTCTGGTACACTGCCCGCATGGATCGGACATGGCCTATCAGATTTGATTGTTCTTAGCCTAAGGTCTAATCAATTTTATGGAAGCATACCTTCACAGATATGTCATCTGGAACATATTCGAATCTTGGACCTCTCTTTAAACAACATTTCTGGAATCATACCAAATTGCATCAAGAATTTCACCTCTATGGCTGAAGAAGGGAGTTCAGGGGCGAGCCTTGCATATGCCTATTATGGTCAACCTCCAAGAGACAGAGATGGTGAACAGGATATGTATGGTAATGGTAGATATGTTGTCAGTTTATTCCTCATATGGAAAGGAAGAGAATCTGAGTACAAGAAAACATTGGGACTCGTCAGAAGCATTGATCTTTCCAGCAATAAATTGACAGGAGAAATTCCTAATGAAATTACGAGTCTTGTAACTCTTGTGGCCTTGAACCTTTCAAGAAACAATTTAACTGGGCTAATTGCTCCAAAGATTGGCCAGTTGCGATTGTTAGATTTTCTTGACTTGTCTAGAAATCGACTGTCTGGTGGAATTCCTATCAGTCTTTCTCAATTAAGTTTTCTTGGCGTCTTAGACTTGTCAAACAACTTGTTGTCAGGTAGAATCCCACCAAGCACCAAATTAATGAGCTTCAATGCTTCAGCATATATGGGGAATCCCGGACTTTGTGGGCCTCCACTTACAGAAGCATGCCCAGGAGATGGAACACCTCGGGATCCAACCATTATTGGTGGCAACGATGGCGTCGGTAATCAAGAGCACGAGGATAAGTTTATAACCACAGGATTTATTGTTAGCATGGTGTTGGGATTCCCTCTTGGATTTTGGGGGGTTTGTGGCACTTTGATACTCAGTGGTTCTTGGAGGAATGCCTATTTCAAGTTGTTGGACAACATAAAAGATTGGCTTTACGTGACAACAGCAGTGAATGCTGCCAGATTGAAGAGGCAActtcaatactaa
- the LOC127803665 gene encoding pentatricopeptide repeat-containing protein At4g01570 encodes MLFYGRGRKATSCTSAFLAITRKKITISASTTTGTTAVELGNLLLIAAVVRALYKNGGSRNLDDSIPISESLVLQVLRRSSLDVSKKVDFFRWCSLRTNYKHSAKAYNQIFHAICHCYHGHHYHEIIDLLRSMKRDGVVIDSGTFKVLLDTFIRMEKFDSALDILDLVEEELGRTTDSLNFDLYNSVVVALVRKGQIGLALSIFYKLLEASNGSKSGGNDDGYCEIPDVIVCNELFVALRKADMKADFRRVFTKLRGKKHFGLDLWGYNICIHAFGSWGDLRMALGLFKEMKQRNQQCDGSFGPDLCTYNSLIHVLCLAGKVKDALIVWEELQGSGHEPDAFTYRIILQGCAKSYHIDDAIKIFNEMQYNGFSPDTIVYNSLLDGLLKARRLTEACDLFEKMIQNGVRASCWTYNILIDGLFKNGRALAGYMLFCDLKKKGHLVDGVTYSIVILYLCREGQLEEALQLVEEMEARGFVVDLVTITALLIGLYRQDQWDLTERLMKHIRDGNLILTVLKWKANMEAYMKSPQSRNKDFTTMFPSKGDFSDIINHICPKDIGIDSGPGSGVSRQQDEEFASWDTDPWSPSPHMDFLANQENSSGHFPIFSLSRGRRVQVKSVGSFDINMVNTYLSIFLAKGKLSLACKLFEIFTDMGVYPMSYTYNSMMSSFVKKGYFDEAWGMLLEMGENVCPADIATYNVIIQGLGKMGKADLASAVLVTLMKNGGYLDIIMYNTLINALGKAGQIDEAYKLFDQMKTSGINPDVVTYNTLIEVHSRAGRLKDAYKFLKMMLDAGCPPNHVTDTTLDLLEKEIQKLRSQKASTRKSNKDDIFEE; translated from the coding sequence TGACTCCATTCCTATCTCTGAGTCTCTTGTCCTACAAGTCCTTAGAAGGAGTTCTCTTGATGTGTCAAAGAAAGTAGATTTCTTTCGCTGGTGTTCTCTCAGGACCAACTACAAACACTCTGCGAAAGCTTACAACCAAATCTTTCATGCAATTTGCCATTGCTACCATGGCCACCATTATCACGAGATCATTGATTTGTTGAGATCCATGAAGAGAGATGGTGTTGTCATTGATTCTGGGACCTTTAAGGTGCTTCTTGACACATTCATCCGAATGGAAAAATTTGATTCTGCACTTGACATATTGGACCTTGTGGAGGAAGAACTAGGGAGAACCACTGATTCCTTGAATTTTGACTTGTATAACTCTGTGGTGGTCGCGCTTGTTCGCAAAGGGCAAATTGGCTTGGCATTATCCATATTCTATAAGCTCTTAGAAGCATCCAATGGTAGCAAAAGTGGTGGGAATGACGATGGATATTGTGAAATTCCAGATGTCATTGTCTGCAATGAGTTGTTTGTAGCTCTTAGAAAAGCAGACATGAAGGCTGACTTTAGAAGAGTTTTTACcaaattgagagggaaaaaacATTTTGGGCTGGATTTATGGGGCTACAATATATGTATTCATGCATTTGGGAGTTGGGGTGATTTGAGAATGGCCCTAGGCCTCTTCAAAGAGATGAAGCAAAGGAATCAGCAATGTGATGGTTCATTTGGTCCAGACTTGTGCACATACAATAGCCTTATTCATGTGCTCTGCTTAGCTGGGAAGGTGAAGGATGCACTCATTGTCTGGGAGGAACTGCAGGGTTCTGGTCATGAACCTGATGCCTTCACCTACCGCATCATTTTGCAGGGTTGTGCGAAATCATACCATATAGATGATGCAATTAAGATATTTAATGAGATGCAGTACAATGGGTTTTCTCCAGATACTATTGTATATAATTCACTCTTGGATGGGTTGCTCAAGGCAAGGAGGCTTACAGAAGCATGTGATTTGTTCGAGAAAATGATACAAAATGGGGTAAGGGCATCCTGTTGGACATACAATATACTGATTGATGGATTGTTCAAAAATGGAAGGGCCTTAGCTGGATATATGTTGTTTTGtgatttgaagaagaaagggcACCTTGTAGATGGGGTTACTTACAGCATTGTCATTTTGTACCTTTGTAGAGAGGGTCAGCTGGAGGAAGCTTTGCAGTTAGTGGAAGAAATGGAAGCCAGGGGCTTCGTTGTTGATCTAGTCACTATTACAGCACTCTTAATTGGACTTTATAGGCAGGATCAGTGGGATTTGACAGAGAGGCTAATGAAACACATTAGGGATGGCAATCTGATTTTGACTGTTCTCAAATGGAAAGCCAATATGGAGGCTTACATGAAAAGCCCACAGAGTAGAAACAAGGATTTCACAACTATGTTCCCATCTAAAGGTGACTTCAGTGACATCATAAATCATATATGTCCAAAGGACATAGGGATCGATTCTGGCCCTGGTTCAGGGGTTTCTAGGCAACAAGATGAAGAATTTGCTTCATGGGACACTGATCCGTGGTCTCCATCCCCACATATGGATTTCTTAGCCAATCAAGAGAATTCCAGTGGCCACTTTCCAATATTCTCTCTGTCTAGGGGACGACGAGTTCAGGTGAAAAGTGTTGGCTCTTTTGATATCAATATGGTGAACACCTACTTGTCAATCTTTTTGGCCAAGGGAAAGCTAAGCTTAGCCTGCAAACTGTTTGAGATTTTCACTGATATGGGTGTTTACCCTATGAGTTATACTTACAATTCCATGATGAGTTCATTTGTGAAGAAGGGCTACTTTGATGAGGCTTGGGGTATGCTTCTTGAAATGGGTGAGAATGTATGCCCAGCAGACATAGCGACATACAATGTCATTATCCAAGGCCTAGGGAAGATGGGAAAAGCAGATCTAGCTAGTGCTGTTCTGGTTACACTAATGAAAAACGGTGGTTATCTTGACATTATAATGTATAATACCTTGATTAATGCTTTAGGAAAGGCTGGTCAGATTGATGAAGCATACAAGCTTTTTGATCAGATGAAGACTAGTGGAATAAATCCTGATGTTGTAACTTATAATACACTTATTGAAGTTCATAGTAGGGCAGGTCGCTTAAAAGATGCTTACAAGTTCTTAAAGATGATGTTGGATGCTGGCTGCCCTCCAAACCATGTCACTGACACAACTCTGGACCTCTTAGAGAAGGAAATTCAGAAATTGAGATCCCAAAAGGCATCAACAAGGAAAAGCAATAAGGATGATATTTTTGAAGAATAA